The Euphorbia lathyris chromosome 2, ddEupLath1.1, whole genome shotgun sequence genome includes a window with the following:
- the LOC136219574 gene encoding RNA-binding protein 1-like isoform X2: MADPYWRYSDAQQQQQQQLQQQPPHPHQPQPPHQQQLQQQHGIPTIVGKRPRSDYDIPTSHELHNYYTRDDDRGAVHPVRDSDSIGASYDRYLRGGAIASYGGGQPARPIGGMPSRPVDELRVVSMRNLDPGFTVKERMGVGRGRPEAPLPPDASSTLFIEGLPSDCTRREVAHIFRPFVGYKEVRLVSKESRRPGGEPLILCFVDFLTPAHAATAMDALQEECQDCFRVALVVLIITNTLNSVKPFYAFGDTRW; this comes from the exons ATGGCGGATCCCTATTGGAGATACAGCGACgcccagcagcagcagcagcaacagCTTCAGCAGCAGCCTCCGCATCCGCATCAGCCTCAGCCTCCGCATCAGCAGCAGCTGCAGCAGCAGCATGGAATCCCTACTATCGTCGGGAAACGCCCTCGTTCCGACTATG ATATTCCCACTAGCCATGAGCTCCACAACTATTATACCCGTGATGATGATAGAGGAGCTGTTCATCCAGTTAGAGATTCCGATTCCATTGGAGCATCATACGATCGTTACCTGCGAGGCGGG GCAATTGCATCATATGGTGGAGGACAGCCAGCTAGACCAATAGGTGGAATGCCTAGTCGTCCTGTTGATGAACTACGGGTTGTGAGTATGAGGAACTTGGACCCAGGTTTTACTGTGAAAGAAAGGATGGGGGTAGGAAGGGGAAGACCAGAGGCTCCCCTTCCTCCCGATGCATCTAGTACATTGTTTATTGAGGGATTGCCTTCTGATTGTACACGACGGGAGGTAGCAC ATATTTTTCGCCCTTTTGTTGGCTACAAAGAAGTGAGACTTGTGAGCAAGGAGTCGAGAAGA CCTGGGGGTGAACCACTGATTCTCTGTTTTGTTGATTTTCTGACTCCTGCCCATGCTGCTACCGCCATGGATGCCTTACAAG AGGAATGTCAGGACTGTTTTAGAGTTGCTCTGGTTGTTTTGATTATTACAAATACGCTGAATTCTGTTAAGCCTTTTTACGCCTTTGGTGATACGAGATGGTGA
- the LOC136219574 gene encoding RNA-binding protein 1-like isoform X3 — MADPYWRYSDAQQQQQQQLQQQPPHPHQPQPPHQQQLQQQHGIPTIVGKRPRSDYDIPTSHELHNYYTRDDDRGAVHPVRDSDSIGASYDRYLRGGAIASYGGGQPARPIGGMPSRPVDELRVVSMRNLDPGFTVKERMGVGRGRPEAPLPPDASSTLFIEGLPSDCTRREVAHIFRPFVGYKEVRLVSKESRRPGGEPLILCFVDFLTPAHAATAMDALQASRWYNLNFACQNKECQNKE; from the exons ATGGCGGATCCCTATTGGAGATACAGCGACgcccagcagcagcagcagcaacagCTTCAGCAGCAGCCTCCGCATCCGCATCAGCCTCAGCCTCCGCATCAGCAGCAGCTGCAGCAGCAGCATGGAATCCCTACTATCGTCGGGAAACGCCCTCGTTCCGACTATG ATATTCCCACTAGCCATGAGCTCCACAACTATTATACCCGTGATGATGATAGAGGAGCTGTTCATCCAGTTAGAGATTCCGATTCCATTGGAGCATCATACGATCGTTACCTGCGAGGCGGG GCAATTGCATCATATGGTGGAGGACAGCCAGCTAGACCAATAGGTGGAATGCCTAGTCGTCCTGTTGATGAACTACGGGTTGTGAGTATGAGGAACTTGGACCCAGGTTTTACTGTGAAAGAAAGGATGGGGGTAGGAAGGGGAAGACCAGAGGCTCCCCTTCCTCCCGATGCATCTAGTACATTGTTTATTGAGGGATTGCCTTCTGATTGTACACGACGGGAGGTAGCAC ATATTTTTCGCCCTTTTGTTGGCTACAAAGAAGTGAGACTTGTGAGCAAGGAGTCGAGAAGA CCTGGGGGTGAACCACTGATTCTCTGTTTTGTTGATTTTCTGACTCCTGCCCATGCTGCTACCGCCATGGATGCCTTACAAG
- the LOC136219574 gene encoding RNA-binding protein 1-like isoform X1, whose amino-acid sequence MADPYWRYSDAQQQQQQQLQQQPPHPHQPQPPHQQQLQQQHGIPTIVGKRPRSDYDIPTSHELHNYYTRDDDRGAVHPVRDSDSIGASYDRYLRGGAIASYGGGQPARPIGGMPSRPVDELRVVSMRNLDPGFTVKERMGVGRGRPEAPLPPDASSTLFIEGLPSDCTRREVAHIFRPFVGYKEVRLVSKESRRPGGEPLILCFVDFLTPAHAATAMDALQGYKFDEHDRDSIHLRLQFARYPGARSGGGHRGKR is encoded by the exons ATGGCGGATCCCTATTGGAGATACAGCGACgcccagcagcagcagcagcaacagCTTCAGCAGCAGCCTCCGCATCCGCATCAGCCTCAGCCTCCGCATCAGCAGCAGCTGCAGCAGCAGCATGGAATCCCTACTATCGTCGGGAAACGCCCTCGTTCCGACTATG ATATTCCCACTAGCCATGAGCTCCACAACTATTATACCCGTGATGATGATAGAGGAGCTGTTCATCCAGTTAGAGATTCCGATTCCATTGGAGCATCATACGATCGTTACCTGCGAGGCGGG GCAATTGCATCATATGGTGGAGGACAGCCAGCTAGACCAATAGGTGGAATGCCTAGTCGTCCTGTTGATGAACTACGGGTTGTGAGTATGAGGAACTTGGACCCAGGTTTTACTGTGAAAGAAAGGATGGGGGTAGGAAGGGGAAGACCAGAGGCTCCCCTTCCTCCCGATGCATCTAGTACATTGTTTATTGAGGGATTGCCTTCTGATTGTACACGACGGGAGGTAGCAC ATATTTTTCGCCCTTTTGTTGGCTACAAAGAAGTGAGACTTGTGAGCAAGGAGTCGAGAAGA CCTGGGGGTGAACCACTGATTCTCTGTTTTGTTGATTTTCTGACTCCTGCCCATGCTGCTACCGCCATGGATGCCTTACAAG GTTATAAATTCGATGAGCACGACCGTGATTCGATCCATTTAAGGTTGCAATTTGCTCGCTACCCTGGTGCGAGGTCAGGTGGCGGGCATCGCGGAAAACGTTAG